One region of Chromatiales bacterium genomic DNA includes:
- a CDS encoding FAD:protein FMN transferase, with protein sequence MNRARPGLAAVLAALLLGACGPAPESHRDRIHAFGTEIDVSLRTSAAAQANATFAALRRDFDWMHRTWHAWQPSELTQTNDQFASGQWFTLPPSIKPLVEASKQMYRASDGLFNPAIGALVGAWGFQRDDLSSGGDPSPTDLQRLNTPPPTMDDIEIDGERARATNPRVRLDFGGIAKGYGVELALGRVLEFGVRDALINAGGDVKVIGDAGGRPWHVGIRDPRGGVLAAIELDGGEAIFTSGTYERSRARTGRPPAHHILDPRTGEPATGLVSATVVHYDATLADAAATALIAAGPKDWKRIAARMGVALALVLDAEDTAFVTPALAPRLDWQRQPARTVIAGSE encoded by the coding sequence ATGAACCGCGCGCGGCCGGGACTTGCGGCGGTGCTGGCGGCCCTGCTGCTCGGCGCCTGCGGTCCCGCGCCGGAGAGTCACCGTGACCGGATTCACGCATTTGGCACGGAGATCGACGTTAGCTTGCGCACCAGCGCGGCCGCGCAGGCAAATGCAACCTTTGCGGCCCTGCGTCGCGATTTCGACTGGATGCATCGCACCTGGCATGCCTGGCAGCCGAGCGAGTTGACCCAGACCAACGACCAGTTCGCCAGCGGCCAGTGGTTCACCCTGCCACCGTCGATCAAACCGCTCGTGGAAGCCAGCAAGCAGATGTACCGCGCAAGCGACGGCCTGTTCAATCCGGCGATCGGCGCGCTGGTCGGCGCTTGGGGATTCCAGCGCGATGACCTCTCCAGCGGTGGCGATCCGAGCCCGACCGACCTCCAGCGATTGAACACACCGCCGCCGACGATGGACGACATCGAGATCGACGGCGAACGCGCCCGCGCGACCAACCCCCGCGTACGGCTGGATTTCGGCGGCATCGCCAAGGGCTACGGCGTGGAACTCGCGCTGGGGCGGGTGCTGGAGTTCGGCGTGCGTGACGCACTGATCAACGCCGGTGGCGACGTCAAGGTCATCGGCGACGCGGGCGGGCGGCCGTGGCACGTCGGCATCCGCGATCCGCGCGGCGGCGTGCTGGCGGCGATTGAGCTGGACGGCGGCGAGGCAATCTTCACTTCCGGCACCTACGAACGGTCACGGGCACGCACCGGCCGGCCACCCGCGCACCACATCCTGGACCCGCGTACCGGCGAACCGGCCACGGGGCTGGTCTCGGCGACGGTCGTCCACTACGACGCCACGCTCGCCGACGCCGCCGCGACGGCCCTCATCGCGGCCGGACCAAAGGACTGGAAACGCATCGCCGCACGCATGGGCGTCGCCCTCGCGCTGGTGCTCGACGCCGAAGACACGGCCTTCGTGACCCCGGCCCTGGCGCCCCGGCTGGACTGGCAGCGCCAGCCCGCCCGCACCGTGATCGCAGGGTCCGAATGA
- a CDS encoding YqgE/AlgH family protein → MSSTTDFTAHFLIAMPGMRDPRFQHTVTYICEHNENGAMGIVVNRLLDMRLGDLLSHMDIEAPESLISDAPIHQGGPVQTERGFVLHRPAQAWDSTLRITDEIAVTTSRDILEAIAHGDGPDDRLVALGYAGWGPGQLEQEFLDNAWLSGPADNAILFEVPVDQRWQSAAGRLGIDIARLHGDAGHA, encoded by the coding sequence ATGTCCAGCACCACGGATTTCACGGCACACTTTCTGATCGCGATGCCCGGAATGCGCGATCCGCGCTTCCAGCACACCGTGACGTATATCTGCGAACACAACGAAAACGGCGCGATGGGGATCGTCGTCAACCGTCTGCTCGACATGCGTCTGGGCGATCTGCTCTCGCACATGGATATCGAGGCGCCGGAGTCTCTGATCTCCGATGCGCCGATCCACCAGGGCGGGCCGGTACAGACCGAACGCGGCTTCGTACTCCACCGCCCGGCGCAGGCGTGGGATTCAACCCTGCGCATCACCGACGAAATTGCGGTGACCACCTCGCGCGACATCCTCGAAGCCATCGCACACGGCGATGGACCGGATGACCGGCTGGTGGCGCTGGGATATGCCGGCTGGGGACCCGGCCAGCTGGAGCAGGAGTTCCTCGACAATGCCTGGCTGTCGGGCCCGGCCGACAACGCGATCCTGTTCGAGGTGCCGGTCGACCAGCGCTGGCAGTCGGCCGCCGGCCGGCTCGGCATCGACATCGCCCGCCTGCACGGCGACGCCGGACATGCCTGA
- a CDS encoding response regulator — translation MVIDDSKTIRHTAETLLSKAGCEVLTAVDGFEALSVIAENRPDIIFVDIMMPRLDGYQTCALIKNNESFRSTPVIMLSSKDGLFDKAKGRIVGSQKYLTKPFTKEELLGAIREHVGHVPVAAGA, via the coding sequence ATGGTGATCGACGACAGCAAGACCATTCGCCATACCGCCGAAACCCTGCTGTCGAAGGCCGGCTGTGAAGTATTGACCGCCGTTGACGGTTTTGAAGCGCTCTCGGTCATTGCCGAGAACCGTCCGGACATCATCTTCGTCGACATCATGATGCCGCGCCTGGATGGATATCAGACCTGCGCGCTCATCAAGAACAACGAGTCATTTCGCTCCACGCCGGTGATCATGCTGTCGAGCAAGGACGGGCTGTTCGACAAGGCGAAGGGGCGCATCGTCGGCTCACAGAAGTATCTGACCAAGCCTTTCACCAAGGAAGAACTGCTGGGGGCGATCCGCGAGCATGTCGGCCACGTTCCGGTGGCGGCTGGGGCTTGA
- the gshB gene encoding glutathione synthase — protein sequence MDPIGSIKIAKDTSFAMLLEAQRRCWKVWIAELGDLRWRDGRPEARRRAARLRDDPAGWFEFVDSRDGALDDIDLILMRKDPPVDAEYLYATHWLDRAKAAGCRVYNDPQSLRDWNEKLATSLFPQCCAPTLVSRCIATLREFVREQGTVVLKPLDGMGGVSVFRVAHDDPNLNVILETLTANERRQTMAQRYIEAIRDGDKRILLVDGEPVPYALARLPAVGEARANLAVGGRGIGVPLGERDRWICAEVAAEVRARGLIFVGLDVIGDYLTEINITSPTCVRELDAIYGLNIAGELFDRLEQRLAPA from the coding sequence ATGGACCCGATCGGGTCCATCAAGATCGCCAAGGACACGAGCTTTGCCATGCTGCTCGAGGCCCAGCGTCGCTGCTGGAAGGTGTGGATCGCGGAACTCGGTGATCTCCGCTGGCGCGACGGCCGGCCCGAGGCCAGGCGTCGCGCCGCGCGGCTGCGCGACGACCCGGCCGGCTGGTTCGAGTTCGTCGACAGCCGCGACGGGGCCCTCGACGACATCGACCTGATCCTGATGCGCAAGGACCCGCCGGTCGACGCCGAATACCTGTACGCGACGCACTGGCTCGACCGCGCCAAGGCCGCCGGTTGCAGGGTCTACAACGACCCCCAGTCGCTGCGCGACTGGAACGAAAAGCTCGCCACCAGTCTGTTTCCGCAATGCTGCGCACCGACCCTGGTGAGTCGATGCATCGCGACATTGCGCGAGTTCGTGCGCGAGCAGGGCACCGTGGTGCTCAAGCCGCTCGACGGCATGGGCGGCGTCTCGGTGTTCCGGGTCGCCCACGACGACCCGAACCTGAACGTCATCCTGGAAACCCTGACCGCCAACGAGCGCCGGCAGACCATGGCCCAGCGCTACATCGAGGCAATCCGCGACGGCGACAAGCGCATCCTGCTGGTCGACGGAGAGCCGGTGCCCTATGCGCTCGCGCGGCTGCCGGCGGTCGGCGAGGCGCGTGCGAACCTGGCCGTCGGCGGGCGCGGGATCGGCGTGCCGCTCGGCGAGCGCGATCGCTGGATCTGCGCCGAGGTCGCGGCCGAAGTGCGCGCACGGGGACTGATCTTCGTCGGTCTGGATGTGATCGGCGACTACCTCACCGAAATCAACATCACCAGCCCGACCTGCGTGCGCGAACTCGATGCGATCTACGGCCTGAACATCGCCGGCGAGCTCTTCGACCGGCTCGAACAGCGCCTCGCGCCGGCATGA
- the pyrR gene encoding bifunctional pyr operon transcriptional regulator/uracil phosphoribosyltransferase PyrR: protein MTTELPGVEPLLAALVARLRERLDSDAAPPLVIGIHTGGAWIARHLHAALGLAEPLGLLDISFYRDDFTRLDSHPHVRPSELPVSIDDRELWLVDDVLHTGRTIRAALNELFDYGRPAAVRLIALIDRPGRELPIQPDVVGQSVEIGDDEHIKLVGPEPLALVLARRRQDDE, encoded by the coding sequence ATGACTACCGAGCTGCCCGGCGTCGAACCCCTGCTGGCCGCGCTCGTCGCGCGATTGCGCGAACGTCTGGACAGCGACGCAGCGCCGCCACTTGTGATCGGCATTCACACCGGTGGCGCATGGATCGCCCGGCACCTGCACGCGGCGCTCGGGCTTGCTGAACCACTCGGACTGCTCGACATCTCGTTCTATCGGGACGATTTCACGCGGCTCGACAGCCACCCGCATGTGCGCCCGAGCGAACTGCCGGTGTCGATCGATGATCGCGAGCTGTGGCTGGTCGACGACGTGCTGCACACCGGCCGCACGATTCGCGCCGCGCTCAACGAATTGTTCGACTACGGCCGCCCCGCGGCCGTGCGGCTGATCGCGCTGATCGACCGTCCCGGGCGCGAACTGCCGATCCAACCCGACGTCGTCGGCCAGTCCGTCGAGATCGGCGACGACGAACACATCAAACTGGTCGGCCCGGAGCCGTTGGCCCTGGTGTTGGCACGCCGCCGACAAGACGACGAATGA
- a CDS encoding type IV pili methyl-accepting chemotaxis transducer N-terminal domain-containing protein, with protein MAEKSVPGFFREIGSNKVMTLLSVMAGVLIIATLIAFVHVNTWQSHGRRYLNIVGEQRVLAQQIANYTLEATRGRPDSFALLTGARDRFDNLMNALKSGDAEGGLPASPGETREVVRIVENLWLNLRETADLTLDAQGAILKIRDHVESIGEFVPGLQQTAATVVEVLSQGKSSAQQIFTASRQMLLGQRIENNVDKVLQGGAETAIAIDRFARDSAEYGAVLQGLLRGDQSMGIDRITDAKASSALRENALLFSTINDNAQQIIQTVPVALPALEAAEGVTLASDQLSEAAANLSLVYEGTPGRMRMGNVQVGPGVVVALGAISLAVLTLLAVALVTRARRREQSSDEVNRRNQQAILRLLDEMGDLASGDLTVQATVTEDITGAIADSINYAIEALRSLVNTINSTSDQVSSSAQESRAMAMHLAEASEHQSDQINAANMSIQSVAQTITQMSEDAAESAEVAQRSVEIASTGAQTVRSTIYGMDQIREQIQETSKRIKRLGESSQQIGEIVELIDDISDQTNILALNAAMQAAMAGEAGRGFAVVADEVQRLAERSSNATKQIEALVKTIQADTNEAVASMEESTAGVVRGAKLAENAGDALLEIETVSNRIAELTGNIARRAKEQAAATTAVSETMSVIQEITMQTSEGTGQTAASIGTLADLADDLQQSVSGFKLPA; from the coding sequence ATGGCGGAAAAATCCGTACCGGGCTTCTTTCGGGAGATCGGCTCAAACAAGGTCATGACGCTGCTGAGCGTAATGGCCGGTGTGTTGATCATCGCCACGCTGATCGCGTTCGTGCATGTGAATACCTGGCAGTCCCATGGACGTCGCTATCTGAACATCGTTGGCGAGCAGCGCGTGCTTGCACAGCAGATCGCCAACTACACGCTGGAGGCCACGCGCGGTCGTCCGGACTCGTTCGCGCTGCTGACCGGCGCGCGCGACCGTTTCGACAACCTCATGAACGCGCTCAAGTCCGGCGATGCCGAGGGTGGATTGCCGGCATCCCCGGGCGAGACACGAGAGGTCGTTCGCATCGTCGAAAACCTCTGGCTGAACCTGCGCGAGACGGCCGACCTCACACTCGATGCGCAGGGCGCAATCCTGAAGATTCGAGACCACGTGGAGTCGATCGGCGAGTTCGTTCCGGGCCTGCAACAGACTGCGGCCACGGTCGTCGAGGTGCTCTCGCAGGGCAAGTCCAGCGCACAGCAGATCTTCACCGCCTCGCGCCAGATGCTGCTCGGCCAACGAATCGAAAACAACGTCGACAAGGTGTTGCAGGGTGGCGCCGAGACTGCAATCGCCATTGACCGCTTTGCACGCGACTCCGCCGAATACGGAGCGGTGTTGCAGGGCCTTCTGCGCGGCGATCAGTCGATGGGCATCGATCGGATCACTGATGCGAAGGCCTCCAGTGCCTTGCGCGAGAACGCGCTGCTCTTTTCCACCATCAACGACAACGCCCAGCAGATCATCCAGACCGTGCCGGTCGCGCTGCCGGCGCTGGAGGCGGCGGAGGGCGTGACGCTCGCCTCCGACCAGCTCAGCGAGGCCGCCGCGAACCTGAGTCTCGTCTACGAGGGAACGCCGGGCCGCATGCGCATGGGCAACGTTCAGGTCGGCCCGGGTGTCGTCGTCGCACTGGGTGCGATCTCGCTGGCGGTCCTGACACTGCTGGCGGTGGCCTTGGTCACGCGCGCACGGCGTCGTGAGCAGAGCAGTGACGAGGTCAATCGCCGAAACCAGCAGGCCATCCTGCGGCTGCTCGATGAAATGGGCGACCTCGCAAGCGGCGACCTGACCGTGCAGGCAACGGTTACCGAGGACATCACCGGCGCGATCGCCGACTCCATCAACTACGCCATCGAGGCGCTGCGCTCCCTGGTCAACACGATCAATAGCACCTCGGACCAGGTATCGAGTTCGGCGCAGGAATCGCGCGCCATGGCCATGCATCTCGCCGAGGCCAGTGAGCACCAGTCCGACCAGATCAACGCGGCGAACATGTCCATCCAGTCCGTCGCGCAAACCATCACGCAGATGAGTGAAGACGCCGCGGAGTCCGCCGAAGTGGCGCAGCGCTCGGTCGAAATCGCATCCACGGGCGCCCAGACCGTGCGCAGCACCATCTACGGCATGGACCAGATTCGCGAACAGATCCAGGAGACCTCCAAGCGAATCAAACGACTCGGCGAGTCCTCGCAGCAGATCGGTGAGATCGTCGAACTGATCGACGACATCTCTGACCAGACGAACATCCTCGCCTTGAACGCCGCCATGCAGGCCGCAATGGCCGGCGAGGCCGGTCGCGGTTTCGCGGTCGTCGCCGACGAAGTCCAGCGCCTTGCAGAACGTTCGTCAAACGCCACGAAGCAGATCGAGGCGCTGGTCAAGACCATTCAGGCCGATACCAACGAGGCGGTCGCCTCCATGGAAGAATCCACCGCGGGCGTGGTGCGCGGGGCGAAACTCGCCGAGAACGCAGGTGACGCGCTGCTCGAAATCGAAACGGTGTCGAACCGCATCGCCGAACTCACGGGCAACATCGCGCGGCGCGCAAAGGAGCAGGCCGCAGCAACCACCGCCGTGTCCGAGACCATGTCGGTCATTCAGGAGATCACGATGCAGACCTCCGAAGGTACCGGCCAGACGGCGGCCTCCATCGGTACCCTCGCTGATCTCGCAGACGATCTGCAGCAGTCGGTGTCGGGCTTCAAGCTTCCGGCGTAA
- the gshA gene encoding glutamate--cysteine ligase, with amino-acid sequence MRITAIYDTVPNLTTRLNGPLLHIESEFLAGQAQIETWLRREWQSTPAPFYASVDLRNAGFKLAPVDTNLFPAGFNNLAPELMPLSIQAVQSAMEHQCPDAVRALILAEDHTRNRFYFESLHVLQSILHNAGYECRIAALRVRGEAETIALDGGRQLRVEALVRSGNRVVTEGFDPCVIVLNNDLAGGIPDLLQEIEQTIVPAPELGWASRRKSEHFAAYAQVCTEFARQIDLDPWLIQPVFRDCGEIDFMKRTGEDCLARNVETILAEIKVKYREYGVDREPFVVVKSDAGTYGMGVMMVRSPDEVLGLNRRQRTQMASAKGGRPVDRVILQEGVYTFEGVGTDGSPAAAEPVIYMIDRFVVGGFYRVHTRRGDDENLNAPGMHFEPLAFAEPCTMPNPSMAPDAGPNRFYAYGVVARLAALAAAREAAQKATARSLRKTA; translated from the coding sequence ATGAGGATTACTGCGATTTACGACACGGTTCCCAATCTGACGACGCGCCTGAACGGACCGCTGCTTCACATCGAAAGCGAGTTCCTCGCCGGTCAGGCCCAGATCGAGACCTGGCTGCGACGCGAGTGGCAGTCCACGCCGGCACCGTTCTATGCCTCCGTGGACCTGCGCAATGCCGGCTTCAAGCTCGCACCGGTGGACACCAACCTGTTCCCGGCCGGCTTCAACAACCTCGCGCCGGAACTCATGCCGCTGTCGATCCAGGCGGTGCAGTCGGCGATGGAGCATCAATGCCCCGACGCGGTGCGTGCACTGATCCTGGCCGAGGACCACACGCGCAACCGGTTCTATTTCGAGAGTCTGCATGTGCTGCAATCCATCCTGCACAACGCCGGCTACGAATGCCGGATTGCGGCGCTTCGAGTTCGCGGCGAGGCCGAGACGATCGCGCTCGATGGCGGGCGGCAGCTGCGGGTCGAGGCGCTCGTGCGCAGCGGAAATCGCGTAGTGACGGAGGGCTTCGACCCCTGCGTGATCGTGCTCAACAACGACCTGGCCGGCGGCATCCCCGATCTGTTGCAGGAGATCGAACAGACCATTGTTCCGGCCCCGGAGCTTGGCTGGGCAAGCCGCAGAAAATCCGAACACTTCGCCGCCTATGCGCAGGTCTGCACCGAATTCGCGCGGCAGATCGATCTGGACCCATGGCTGATCCAGCCGGTGTTCCGCGACTGCGGCGAGATCGACTTCATGAAGCGCACCGGTGAGGACTGCCTGGCCCGCAACGTCGAGACGATCCTTGCCGAGATCAAAGTCAAATACCGGGAGTACGGGGTCGATCGCGAGCCATTCGTGGTCGTGAAGTCCGACGCCGGCACCTACGGGATGGGCGTGATGATGGTCCGCTCGCCCGACGAGGTGCTGGGACTGAACCGCCGGCAGCGCACGCAGATGGCCTCGGCCAAGGGCGGCCGTCCGGTGGACCGCGTGATCCTGCAGGAAGGCGTCTATACCTTTGAAGGCGTCGGTACCGACGGCAGCCCCGCGGCGGCTGAACCGGTCATTTACATGATCGACCGCTTTGTGGTCGGCGGCTTCTATCGGGTGCACACCCGTCGCGGTGACGACGAAAACCTCAACGCGCCGGGCATGCACTTCGAGCCGCTGGCGTTCGCCGAGCCCTGCACGATGCCGAACCCGTCAATGGCGCCCGATGCCGGCCCGAACCGCTTCTACGCCTATGGCGTGGTCGCGCGTCTGGCCGCGCTGGCCGCCGCCCGCGAGGCCGCCCAGAAGGCCACCGCGCGTTCGCTGCGCAAGACCGCCTGA
- the ruvX gene encoding Holliday junction resolvase RuvX, which yields MPEARRAAPATVNTILAFDFGTRRIGLALGTRVGAVSRPLAVVRANPRIDWSAIARAIDDWRPELLVVGLPLDRDGGEQAATVGARRFARQLAGRHGLPVEMIDERYTSVEAESRHPAVALDAAAAALIAEDWLHSR from the coding sequence ATGCCTGAGGCGCGTCGCGCGGCACCGGCCACCGTAAACACGATTCTGGCCTTTGATTTCGGCACCCGGCGCATCGGCCTCGCGCTGGGGACCCGCGTCGGCGCGGTCAGCCGCCCGCTCGCGGTCGTGCGGGCGAATCCGCGCATCGACTGGAGCGCCATCGCGCGCGCGATCGACGACTGGCGCCCGGAACTGCTGGTGGTCGGCCTGCCACTGGATCGCGACGGTGGTGAACAGGCCGCAACCGTTGGTGCACGCCGTTTCGCGCGCCAGCTCGCCGGCCGCCATGGCCTGCCGGTCGAGATGATCGACGAACGCTACACCTCGGTGGAAGCCGAATCGCGCCACCCGGCCGTAGCCCTGGATGCCGCGGCCGCCGCCCTGATTGCCGAAGACTGGTTGCACAGCCGATGA
- a CDS encoding purine-binding chemotaxis protein CheW, with product MEHPVDLLSRLDARGRSAAAVLPERAKVKRQWVGVAFRVAGQHFVAPLAHVRETVNFPALTRVPATRDWFLGVTNLRGVLLPIVDLQIFAGGRPTVVGRRSHVLVIEHGGVHAGLLVVEVGGVRRFTEDQVVGAPTGSHRLDKFVLARVRDDEREWRVFSTQALAADGGFLRAAL from the coding sequence ATGGAACATCCCGTAGACCTGTTGTCCCGACTGGATGCGCGCGGCCGCAGTGCGGCCGCCGTGCTTCCCGAGCGCGCGAAGGTCAAGCGTCAGTGGGTGGGGGTGGCGTTTCGGGTGGCCGGCCAGCATTTCGTGGCGCCGTTGGCCCATGTGCGCGAGACGGTGAATTTTCCGGCACTCACCCGCGTGCCCGCGACGCGTGACTGGTTTCTCGGTGTGACGAATCTGCGAGGCGTTCTATTGCCGATCGTCGATCTGCAGATCTTCGCCGGCGGGCGTCCGACGGTCGTTGGCCGGCGATCGCACGTGCTGGTGATCGAGCATGGCGGTGTGCATGCGGGGCTCCTGGTCGTGGAAGTCGGCGGCGTGCGACGCTTTACCGAAGATCAAGTCGTTGGCGCGCCGACCGGCAGCCATCGCTTGGACAAGTTCGTGCTCGCACGCGTGCGCGACGACGAGCGCGAGTGGCGTGTGTTCAGTACGCAGGCCCTGGCGGCTGACGGGGGTTTTCTGCGTGCGGCACTCTGA
- a CDS encoding response regulator — MATILIVDDSPTEMHVIRSLLESNGFTTVSAMDGEEALRVARAEQPDLILMDVVMPGMNGFQATRELARDPATSKIPVIMVTTKDQDTDRAWGMRQGAKDYVVKPFSKADLLGKIGRFIE, encoded by the coding sequence GTGGCTACCATTCTGATCGTTGACGACTCACCGACCGAGATGCACGTCATTCGCTCGTTGCTGGAGAGCAACGGCTTCACGACGGTTTCGGCGATGGACGGCGAGGAGGCGTTGCGTGTGGCGCGTGCCGAGCAGCCGGATCTGATTCTCATGGATGTCGTCATGCCCGGCATGAATGGGTTCCAGGCGACGCGCGAACTCGCGCGCGATCCGGCGACGTCCAAGATTCCGGTCATCATGGTGACCACCAAGGATCAGGACACCGATCGCGCCTGGGGCATGCGCCAGGGCGCCAAGGACTACGTGGTCAAGCCGTTTTCCAAGGCCGATCTGCTCGGCAAGATCGGCCGGTTCATCGAATAG
- a CDS encoding energy transducer TonB, whose product MSATSAVRTDAVSASERLAVTLLFAAAVHAILILGIAFKLPDPGETPRHLLSLEIIAVANPQPEKKPEEPDFLAPQNQEGGGTEPEPDRPTAPPNEAEVPRAAEPAPPATPAPPPPPKPRPIERKPVVTQPEPAVDPAPAPEPAPAPEPETTPAVPSLSAAQLFSSLQREIDRQTAELDRLTKNYSKRPRRKVINASTQEYKYAAYLDAWRRKVERIGNLNYPQQAKTQKIFGNLLLHVAVRADGSVERVRVIRSSGSTVLDEAAERIVRIAAPFAPFPADIREDVDVLDITRTWQFLDTNQLSAR is encoded by the coding sequence ATGAGTGCCACGTCCGCAGTACGAACCGATGCGGTGTCGGCCAGCGAACGCCTGGCCGTGACCCTGCTGTTTGCCGCAGCCGTGCACGCGATCCTGATCCTCGGCATCGCATTCAAGCTGCCGGACCCGGGCGAAACCCCGCGCCACCTGCTGAGCCTGGAGATCATCGCGGTGGCGAATCCGCAGCCGGAGAAAAAGCCCGAGGAACCCGATTTCCTCGCCCCGCAGAACCAGGAAGGCGGCGGCACGGAACCCGAACCCGATCGACCCACGGCCCCGCCCAATGAGGCCGAAGTGCCGCGCGCGGCCGAGCCTGCCCCGCCCGCGACCCCGGCGCCACCGCCGCCGCCCAAGCCGCGCCCGATCGAGCGCAAGCCCGTCGTCACCCAGCCCGAACCCGCCGTGGACCCCGCGCCGGCACCCGAACCGGCCCCGGCGCCCGAACCTGAAACGACGCCGGCGGTTCCGAGTCTTAGCGCGGCACAACTGTTCTCCAGCCTGCAGCGCGAGATCGACCGGCAGACCGCCGAGCTCGACCGACTCACGAAGAACTATTCGAAGCGTCCGCGCCGCAAGGTCATCAACGCGAGCACGCAGGAATACAAATATGCCGCGTATCTGGACGCCTGGCGACGCAAGGTCGAGCGCATCGGCAATCTGAACTATCCGCAGCAGGCGAAGACCCAGAAGATCTTCGGCAACCTGCTGCTGCACGTCGCCGTGCGCGCCGACGGCTCGGTCGAGCGCGTGCGGGTGATCCGCTCCTCGGGCAGCACGGTGCTCGATGAGGCCGCAGAACGCATCGTGCGCATTGCCGCGCCGTTCGCGCCGTTCCCGGCGGACATACGCGAAGACGTGGACGTGCTGGACATCACCCGTACCTGGCAATTTCTAGACACCAACCAGCTCAGCGCACGTTGA
- a CDS encoding rhodanese-like domain-containing protein: protein MISRILTVAGISGAIFWWGLFTPAVAQEQVRIQETDTQIPVDAKRPYVHVLHNGRSVKIQRVQDENYEVKGYWAQTVRKCPPFCIRAERADPSVETVGEVEVLDFLENQVRDGVGILVDARTPEWHKKGTIPGSINIPFTVFGQDDTSVELREALELLGGKPRAGVSAFTRKLEEWGFLDGRDKTERWDFSNAKQVMLWCNGMTCGQSPKAIEGLLHVGYPAHKIYYFRGGMQTWQLLALTTVQP from the coding sequence GTGATTTCACGAATTCTTACCGTCGCAGGCATCAGCGGCGCAATCTTCTGGTGGGGCCTGTTCACGCCGGCCGTGGCGCAGGAGCAGGTTCGTATCCAGGAGACGGACACGCAGATTCCGGTCGATGCCAAACGGCCCTATGTGCATGTGCTGCACAACGGCCGCTCGGTGAAGATCCAGCGCGTCCAGGACGAGAACTACGAGGTCAAGGGCTACTGGGCGCAGACCGTGCGCAAGTGTCCGCCGTTCTGTATCCGCGCGGAACGTGCGGACCCCAGCGTGGAAACGGTTGGTGAGGTCGAAGTCCTGGACTTCCTTGAGAATCAGGTGCGCGACGGCGTGGGCATCCTGGTCGATGCGCGCACCCCGGAGTGGCACAAAAAAGGCACGATTCCGGGTTCGATCAACATCCCGTTCACCGTGTTCGGCCAGGACGACACCTCGGTGGAACTGCGCGAGGCGCTGGAACTGCTGGGCGGCAAGCCGCGCGCCGGTGTATCAGCCTTCACCCGCAAGCTGGAAGAGTGGGGATTTCTGGACGGCCGCGACAAGACCGAACGCTGGGACTTCTCGAATGCCAAGCAGGTCATGCTCTGGTGTAACGGCATGACCTGCGGCCAGTCGCCGAAGGCGATCGAGGGTCTGCTCCATGTCGGCTACCCCGCGCACAAGATCTACTACTTCCGCGGCGGCATGCAGACATGGCAGCTTCTGGCGCTGACCACAGTGCAACCCTGA